The Nitrogeniibacter aestuarii genome has a window encoding:
- a CDS encoding DUF1302 domain-containing protein has translation MRFKQIWLGFVAACAMQVSWADEMGDLDGLLDVAKPAAQEGASYFGFVEFSAARAYEDPEHWSKLRARTNLGASGRLGDAAKWKVSGRLDVDAAPDLEDDIYPSAVRRDQRLDAMIREAYVDFAAGGLDYRVGRQHVVWGEMVGLFFADVVSARDLREFILPEFDQMRTPQWAVRAEHFGEDFHLEGLWIPFPSYDDIGRPGAEFYPFPVADGVRINGEEKPTNRLGNMNWGLRASALVNGWDFSGFYYRSTDVQQTFYRSSVSPLTFTPKHERIRQIGATFSKDFGQFVLKGEAVHTHGRKFNSDDPLASDGLVESGTAEYVIGVDVPVGTQWRFNAQYFGRTFFDHDDGMFWDEHEQGVTLLVNHTLRSDLEAEVLVVAGLNHSDYMVRPKLVWQVSPEWKATTGLDVFGGDEMSFFGRYDDKDRVYAEVRRSF, from the coding sequence ATGCGATTCAAGCAAATCTGGCTTGGCTTTGTGGCGGCTTGTGCGATGCAGGTCAGCTGGGCTGATGAGATGGGTGATCTGGATGGTCTGCTCGACGTAGCGAAACCAGCGGCTCAGGAGGGTGCTTCCTACTTTGGCTTTGTCGAGTTCTCTGCGGCTCGGGCTTATGAAGATCCAGAGCACTGGTCCAAGTTGCGCGCTCGCACCAATCTCGGTGCGTCGGGTCGGCTAGGCGACGCCGCAAAATGGAAAGTGAGCGGACGGCTTGATGTGGATGCGGCCCCCGATCTTGAAGACGATATCTATCCATCGGCGGTCAGGCGAGATCAACGTCTCGATGCCATGATCCGGGAGGCGTATGTCGACTTCGCCGCAGGTGGGCTCGACTATCGTGTTGGGCGGCAGCACGTGGTGTGGGGCGAGATGGTCGGGCTGTTCTTTGCGGACGTTGTGTCAGCCCGTGATTTGCGTGAGTTCATCCTTCCAGAGTTCGATCAGATGCGCACGCCTCAGTGGGCGGTTCGTGCGGAACATTTTGGTGAGGATTTCCATCTTGAGGGGCTCTGGATTCCGTTCCCGAGTTACGACGACATTGGCCGTCCCGGCGCGGAGTTCTACCCGTTTCCAGTTGCGGACGGGGTGCGTATCAACGGCGAGGAAAAACCGACCAACCGTCTGGGCAACATGAACTGGGGCTTGCGTGCCTCGGCTCTCGTCAATGGCTGGGATTTTTCCGGATTCTATTACCGCAGCACTGATGTCCAGCAAACGTTCTACCGGTCTTCCGTAAGCCCGCTGACGTTCACGCCAAAGCATGAACGCATTCGACAGATCGGCGCCACGTTCTCGAAGGATTTCGGACAGTTTGTGCTCAAGGGAGAGGCGGTTCATACCCACGGCAGGAAGTTCAATTCCGACGATCCGCTGGCATCGGACGGACTGGTCGAGTCCGGGACCGCCGAGTACGTGATTGGCGTCGACGTGCCGGTCGGCACTCAGTGGCGCTTCAATGCCCAGTATTTTGGGCGTACGTTCTTTGATCACGACGACGGTATGTTCTGGGACGAGCATGAACAGGGCGTGACACTACTGGTCAATCACACGCTTCGTTCGGATCTTGAGGCCGAAGTTCTGGTAGTGGCCGGGCTCAATCACAGCGACTACATGGTTCGACCGAAGCTGGTCTGGCAGGTCTCACCCGAATGGAAGGCGACGACCGGGCTGGATGTATTTGGTGGCGATGAAATGAGCTTTTTCGGCCGCTACGACGACAAGGACCGGGTTTACGCTGAAGTGAGGCGGAGCTTCTAG
- a CDS encoding XrtA system polysaccharide chain length determinant, with amino-acid sequence MEDILRQLIGYLKGMWLYRWWGLLAAWIVGIIAAGAIYSMPDRYESTARIYVDTQSVLKPLMSGLAVQPNTNQQIAILSRTLISRPNVEKLIRMADLDLSVKNAAEREALIARLTKTLKIRGAGRDNLFTLSFEDSEPQRAKRVVQSLVSIFVESGLGDKRKDTDSARRFIEEQIASYEQRLEEAEGRLKDFKIKNMHLMTGGKDYVSQVAEVSAQLAQAELELREAENSREALQRQLVGEEPVLLPNAGAARNVAIPEIDARITALQQNLDALLQRYTDQHPDVVGTRRVIEQLEKQKAEEVAARASLPSAGFGDVNANPVFQQMKLALAESEARVASLRARVGEYRSREKQLRESAELLPKIEAELAQLNRDYEVNKRNYETLVARRESANMSVELESSSGMAEFRLIDPPSVPLKPSAPNRVVLMPLAGLAALGFGLAVTFLLSQLRPTFLDGRDLREVTGLPLLGAISATDDPGRLRKRRRLNLAFLGTLGSYVGAFGLLTAAIVVLGHG; translated from the coding sequence ATGGAAGATATTCTCAGACAGCTGATCGGTTACCTGAAAGGCATGTGGCTCTACCGTTGGTGGGGCCTGCTGGCAGCCTGGATCGTAGGGATCATTGCCGCCGGAGCGATCTATTCGATGCCCGATCGATACGAGTCGACGGCACGCATCTATGTAGATACCCAGTCCGTGCTGAAGCCGCTCATGTCAGGGCTTGCCGTCCAGCCGAATACGAACCAGCAAATTGCCATCCTGTCGAGGACGCTGATCAGTCGTCCTAACGTTGAGAAGCTGATTCGCATGGCGGATCTCGATTTGTCGGTCAAGAATGCAGCCGAGCGCGAAGCCTTGATTGCGCGACTGACCAAGACGCTGAAGATCCGTGGCGCAGGGCGAGACAATTTGTTCACCTTGTCATTCGAGGACTCCGAGCCTCAGCGTGCCAAACGGGTCGTGCAGTCCCTGGTGTCGATCTTTGTTGAATCGGGGCTCGGAGACAAACGGAAGGATACGGACTCGGCCCGTCGCTTCATCGAAGAGCAGATTGCCAGTTATGAGCAGCGACTTGAAGAAGCCGAGGGCCGCCTCAAGGACTTCAAGATCAAGAACATGCACCTGATGACCGGAGGAAAAGATTATGTTTCCCAGGTTGCTGAAGTGTCGGCGCAACTGGCTCAGGCTGAGTTGGAACTGCGTGAAGCCGAAAATTCGCGCGAGGCACTGCAACGTCAACTCGTCGGCGAAGAGCCCGTCTTGTTGCCCAATGCCGGTGCTGCTCGAAACGTGGCGATTCCAGAAATCGATGCTCGCATCACGGCACTACAGCAGAATCTTGATGCCCTGTTGCAGCGATATACGGATCAGCACCCGGATGTCGTAGGTACCCGGCGCGTGATCGAGCAGCTCGAAAAGCAGAAGGCAGAGGAGGTTGCTGCGAGGGCATCCTTGCCGAGTGCCGGTTTTGGCGACGTGAATGCCAACCCCGTATTCCAGCAGATGAAGTTGGCATTGGCCGAATCTGAAGCCAGGGTCGCTTCCCTGCGAGCTCGTGTGGGCGAATATCGCAGCCGCGAAAAACAGTTGCGTGAGTCGGCCGAACTGTTGCCGAAAATCGAGGCGGAGCTCGCTCAGTTGAACCGCGATTACGAAGTCAACAAGCGGAACTACGAAACACTGGTCGCACGACGTGAGTCGGCGAACATGTCGGTCGAACTGGAGTCGTCTTCGGGTATGGCGGAATTTCGCCTGATTGATCCTCCCAGCGTGCCACTCAAGCCCTCTGCACCCAATCGGGTGGTTCTGATGCCCTTGGCGGGGCTCGCTGCCCTGGGTTTCGGATTGGCGGTCACATTCCTGCTGAGCCAGTTGCGTCCGACATTCCTCGACGGTCGAGATCTGCGCGAGGTCACCGGACTTCCGCTGCTGGGCGCAATCAGCGCGACGGACGATCCGGGGCGCTTGCGTAAAAGGCGTCGTTTGAACCTCGCCTTCCTGGGAACGCTGGGGTCATACGTTGGCGCATTCGGTTTGCTTACAGCGGCAATCGTTGTTCTGGGTCACGGTTAA
- a CDS encoding porin, which yields MQKKLIALAVAGLMAAPAFAQSNVTIYGRIDYGFMNRSGDDGGAGFTRDNTGAFVSKGAKRQGKSEMESGIQGGSRLGFKGAEDLGNGLKAIFELEFGSISMDTNGGLGTNRHAWIGLTGDFGTVIGGRLDGVRYGIYNTYDPFGGGNVGNFTQMTAQVDRANNAIAYVSPTFGGFTGVVAYSTATNTDEAAGNRPTAIDGDWRLNTLNLKYANGPIKADIDWEKVYQQSTDLEAVVMTLGASYDFGVVKLSALYDILKGQDQAGDDIDDIRTWLIGAKAPIGSNIVLKAVYGKTKQKEDGGSGTIFSQCVPGQKCDAKKWGIGMDYLLSKRTNFYASYGSISNDSDAGYELSPAANSQGAGYGTRGFDLGIAHKF from the coding sequence ATGCAGAAGAAACTGATTGCTCTGGCCGTTGCCGGCCTGATGGCCGCCCCGGCTTTTGCTCAGTCCAACGTCACCATCTACGGTCGTATCGACTACGGTTTCATGAACCGTTCTGGCGATGACGGCGGTGCTGGTTTCACCCGTGATAACACTGGTGCGTTCGTTTCCAAGGGTGCGAAGCGCCAGGGTAAATCCGAGATGGAATCCGGCATCCAGGGCGGTTCCCGCCTGGGTTTCAAGGGCGCTGAAGATCTGGGTAACGGTCTGAAGGCCATCTTCGAACTCGAGTTCGGTTCCATCAGCATGGACACCAACGGTGGTCTGGGCACTAACCGTCACGCCTGGATCGGCCTGACCGGTGACTTCGGTACCGTGATCGGTGGTCGTCTGGACGGCGTTCGTTACGGCATCTACAACACCTACGATCCGTTCGGCGGCGGTAACGTGGGTAACTTCACCCAGATGACCGCTCAGGTTGATCGTGCCAACAACGCTATCGCCTATGTTTCCCCGACCTTCGGCGGCTTTACCGGTGTGGTTGCTTACTCCACCGCTACGAACACAGACGAAGCCGCTGGCAACCGTCCGACCGCGATCGATGGCGACTGGCGCCTGAACACCCTGAACCTGAAGTACGCTAACGGCCCGATCAAGGCCGATATCGACTGGGAAAAGGTTTATCAGCAGAGTACCGATCTGGAAGCTGTCGTGATGACCCTCGGCGCATCCTACGACTTCGGCGTGGTCAAGCTGTCTGCCCTGTATGACATCCTGAAAGGTCAAGACCAGGCTGGCGATGATATTGATGACATCCGCACATGGCTTATCGGCGCCAAGGCTCCGATCGGTAGCAACATCGTGTTGAAAGCTGTGTATGGCAAGACCAAGCAGAAAGAAGATGGTGGCTCCGGCACGATCTTCTCTCAGTGTGTTCCCGGTCAGAAGTGCGATGCCAAGAAGTGGGGTATTGGCATGGACTACCTGCTGTCCAAGCGCACCAATTTCTACGCTTCCTACGGCAGCATCAGCAACGACAGCGATGCTGGCTACGAGCTGAGCCCGGCTGCCAACAGCCAGGGTGCTGGCTACGGTACGCGTGGTTTCGATCTGGGTATCGCCCACAAGTTCTAA
- a CDS encoding N-acyl amino acid synthase FeeM domain-containing protein yields the protein MLIQRMYAWRGLLTEAPARIDDHPNQITLVASRSSDLFGTLTLRLDAGNGINAEELYPEAIASYRNQGARICELTRLAIDPAFNSKEVLASIFHLAYIYARLIHGMSDLFIEVHPRHVAFYRRMLGFEVAGEERICPRVDAPAVLLHLRLDHVDAQIKAHGGTGGASGKGLYGHFLCEQEQNGLLRRLRSELAQQAA from the coding sequence ATGTTGATTCAGCGTATGTATGCCTGGCGCGGGTTGTTGACTGAGGCGCCTGCACGCATTGACGACCACCCCAACCAGATCACGCTGGTCGCGTCTCGATCTTCCGATCTTTTCGGCACGCTGACACTTCGACTTGACGCCGGGAACGGAATCAATGCCGAAGAGCTGTATCCCGAAGCAATCGCGAGCTACCGCAACCAGGGGGCCCGGATTTGCGAGCTGACGCGTCTTGCGATTGACCCTGCGTTCAATTCCAAAGAGGTGCTCGCGTCGATTTTTCACCTCGCGTACATCTACGCGCGTCTGATCCACGGCATGAGCGATCTCTTCATAGAGGTACACCCGCGTCATGTCGCGTTCTACCGCCGAATGCTCGGCTTTGAAGTGGCTGGAGAGGAGCGCATCTGCCCACGAGTGGACGCCCCCGCCGTGCTGCTGCATCTCCGGCTGGACCACGTAGACGCTCAAATCAAGGCGCATGGCGGCACCGGCGGCGCCAGCGGCAAAGGTCTTTACGGACACTTCCTGTGCGAGCAGGAGCAAAACGGCCTGTTGCGACGACTCCGTTCAGAGCTAGCACAACAGGCCGCGTAA
- a CDS encoding autotransporter assembly complex protein TamA, whose amino-acid sequence MSQPLFAQSPVTLDVDQALRPLIEKHLSVLRDGMVAESPSPREQQAIVQRARGEIIDLLATEGYFSPTVTRAGQGLPIQLKIDAGPRTRIESVAVSFEGTISEEPYAERRRRIEAEWPYKAGQPFRQADWDAAKAWLLEQVGEKDFPAVRFAKTEARVNPETRQATLSVVVDSGPAYTMGALRIDGLEEYDEKLVRRFNDIEPGDPYDRPRLLELQRALQATPYFASVVVDMPTDGPTERAPIDVVLVEGKPKKLTFGAGVSSNNGYRAQVGYRDADFLGRGWQLSTGIQLEQKHQLFFSDVYLPPSREGHQDSFGGQIERSRSQGLTIQNAAVGVARKVQRGNIETHLAFKLQREIYSPDGAERERNKALTVNWTWTWRQIDDLFNPRDGFVVSTQIGGGAKAAFSDQNFLRLFGRAAWYRPVGDRDVLLLRAEGGATLAPSREGIPQDFLFRTGGAQSVRGYQYNSLGVTEGDATVGGRYMALLSGEYTRWWENNWGAALFWDAGNAMDDRESFRLYNGYGVGARWRSPAGPIALDLGYGEEERRVRLHFSIAVAF is encoded by the coding sequence TTGTCCCAACCGCTGTTCGCTCAGTCGCCCGTGACGCTCGATGTGGATCAGGCGCTGCGTCCGTTGATTGAAAAGCACCTCAGCGTGCTGCGTGACGGCATGGTCGCCGAATCCCCGTCTCCTCGAGAGCAACAGGCCATCGTCCAGCGCGCTCGGGGCGAAATCATCGATTTGCTTGCCACCGAAGGCTACTTTTCACCCACGGTGACGCGGGCAGGGCAGGGGTTGCCGATTCAGCTGAAGATCGATGCCGGGCCGCGCACGAGGATTGAATCGGTGGCTGTGAGCTTTGAAGGCACCATCAGTGAAGAACCGTACGCCGAACGACGACGGCGTATCGAAGCGGAATGGCCGTACAAGGCCGGCCAGCCTTTCCGCCAGGCCGACTGGGATGCGGCAAAGGCGTGGTTGCTTGAACAAGTGGGCGAAAAAGACTTTCCCGCAGTGCGTTTCGCCAAAACCGAGGCTCGGGTCAATCCTGAAACGCGGCAGGCGACATTAAGTGTGGTTGTCGATTCCGGCCCCGCCTACACCATGGGTGCATTGCGCATTGATGGTCTGGAGGAATATGACGAGAAACTGGTCCGCCGATTCAACGATATCGAGCCTGGCGACCCGTACGACCGTCCTCGATTGCTCGAACTTCAGCGTGCGCTGCAGGCAACGCCATACTTCGCCTCGGTTGTCGTGGATATGCCGACGGATGGGCCTACCGAACGCGCGCCGATCGATGTGGTGCTCGTGGAAGGCAAGCCCAAGAAGCTCACCTTCGGTGCGGGCGTCAGCAGCAACAATGGCTACCGTGCTCAGGTGGGTTACCGGGATGCCGACTTTCTCGGTCGCGGGTGGCAACTGAGCACGGGCATTCAGCTCGAACAGAAGCATCAGCTATTTTTCTCGGACGTCTACCTGCCGCCGTCACGCGAAGGGCATCAGGACAGTTTCGGTGGGCAGATCGAACGCAGCCGCTCTCAGGGGCTGACCATCCAGAACGCGGCCGTCGGTGTCGCCCGCAAGGTGCAACGCGGCAACATTGAAACTCACCTTGCGTTCAAGCTCCAGCGCGAGATCTACTCACCTGATGGCGCGGAGCGCGAGCGAAACAAAGCGCTGACGGTCAATTGGACGTGGACGTGGCGTCAGATCGACGATCTGTTCAACCCCCGGGACGGTTTCGTGGTGTCGACGCAGATTGGCGGTGGCGCAAAAGCCGCCTTCTCGGATCAGAACTTCCTGCGTCTGTTCGGTCGGGCCGCCTGGTACCGGCCCGTGGGCGATCGTGATGTTCTTTTGCTGCGCGCTGAAGGCGGTGCCACGCTGGCCCCCAGTCGAGAAGGGATCCCGCAGGATTTCCTGTTTCGCACCGGGGGCGCACAGAGTGTTCGCGGGTACCAGTACAACAGTCTGGGTGTCACCGAAGGGGACGCGACGGTCGGGGGGCGTTACATGGCGCTGCTCAGCGGCGAATACACCCGCTGGTGGGAGAACAACTGGGGCGCCGCCCTGTTCTGGGACGCGGGCAACGCCATGGACGATCGCGAATCGTTCCGTCTCTACAACGGCTATGGCGTCGGCGCGCGCTGGCGCAGCCCGGCCGGCCCGATCGCGCTGGACCTCGGGTACGGAGAAGAAGAGCGCCGGGTGCGCCTCCATTTCTCCATTGCCGTCGCTTTCTGA
- a CDS encoding XrtA/PEP-CTERM system exopolysaccharide export protein — protein sequence MKAKVGLCRAVGAVVAAITVFLTGCATGEYPSAPAVAADAEYNYVIGPGDSVNIVVWRNPELSMSVPVRPDGKITTPLVEDLPAMGKDATTLARDIEKALEKYIREPVVTVIVTSFVGPYSEQIRVVGEATEPKVLPYRQKMTLLDVMIAVGGVTEFAAGNRATILRTAEGNKQYSVRLSDLLEDGDVSANAEMRPGDVLIIPQSWF from the coding sequence ATGAAAGCCAAGGTAGGTTTGTGCAGGGCAGTCGGTGCAGTGGTTGCCGCGATCACTGTTTTTCTGACCGGGTGTGCCACTGGGGAGTACCCGTCAGCACCGGCCGTGGCGGCGGACGCCGAGTACAACTACGTGATCGGTCCTGGTGATTCGGTCAATATCGTCGTGTGGCGAAACCCCGAACTCTCCATGTCTGTCCCGGTGCGTCCGGATGGGAAGATCACCACGCCGCTGGTTGAAGACCTGCCTGCCATGGGCAAGGATGCAACGACGCTTGCACGGGATATCGAAAAGGCGCTGGAGAAGTACATCCGCGAGCCGGTTGTGACCGTGATCGTGACAAGCTTCGTTGGGCCTTACAGCGAACAGATCCGCGTGGTGGGAGAGGCAACTGAACCGAAGGTTCTCCCGTATCGCCAGAAAATGACCCTGCTTGACGTGATGATCGCTGTTGGCGGTGTTACCGAGTTCGCCGCGGGCAACCGTGCCACCATCCTGCGCACGGCCGAGGGCAACAAGCAATACAGTGTTCGTCTCTCCGATCTGCTCGAAGACGGTGATGTTTCCGCCAACGCGGAAATGCGCCCCGGTGATGTGCTGATCATCCCCCAAAGCTGGTTCTGA
- a CDS encoding outer membrane lipoprotein-sorting protein translates to MTEQLCGFGQFFRATSLSLSLFTAFGAHAETQPDAAAIVAAADAARFPQESFQVDIDIVSTTAENPEGEKYRYRVLSKGNDDTVVLTMEPVSERGQILLMSGRNLWVFLPSVSQPVRLSLAQRLTGQVANGDLARANFQGDYTPTYVGLETIDGEEAHVLDLNAVDGGVTYARVKYWVRVSDNRPLKAEFYAVSGRLLKTCSYEEIKELAGVPRPTRLVMRDALKQGSVSVLTYSAMNPRPLPDKLFTKEYLKKLN, encoded by the coding sequence ATGACAGAGCAATTATGTGGCTTCGGGCAGTTTTTTCGCGCAACCTCGCTGAGCCTGAGTCTATTCACGGCATTTGGCGCTCATGCTGAAACTCAACCCGACGCGGCAGCGATTGTGGCTGCCGCGGATGCCGCTCGATTTCCCCAGGAAAGCTTTCAGGTGGACATCGACATTGTCAGCACGACAGCCGAAAACCCCGAAGGTGAAAAATACCGGTATCGAGTTCTCTCCAAAGGCAATGACGACACAGTTGTCCTCACCATGGAACCGGTCAGTGAGCGCGGACAGATTCTGCTGATGAGTGGCAGAAATCTCTGGGTTTTCCTTCCCTCGGTCTCCCAGCCGGTTCGACTTTCCCTAGCGCAGCGGCTCACCGGTCAGGTTGCCAACGGCGATCTGGCCCGCGCCAATTTTCAGGGAGACTACACGCCAACCTACGTTGGCCTGGAAACGATCGACGGCGAAGAGGCCCACGTGCTTGATCTGAACGCGGTGGACGGAGGCGTCACCTATGCGCGCGTCAAATACTGGGTCCGTGTGAGCGACAACCGGCCGTTGAAAGCCGAGTTCTACGCGGTCTCGGGACGTCTGCTCAAAACCTGCAGCTATGAAGAAATCAAGGAACTGGCGGGCGTACCGCGCCCCACACGCCTGGTCATGCGAGATGCGCTCAAACAAGGCAGCGTTTCCGTGCTGACATACAGCGCCATGAATCCACGCCCGTTGCCTGACAAGCTCTTCACCAAGGAATATCTCAAGAAACTCAATTGA
- a CDS encoding ABC transporter ATP-binding protein, with product MAIVQVENVSKQYMLGEQQVTALHDVTLSIEDGVFLAIAGPSGSGKSTLLNIIGCIDTPSAGRVLINGSDVSGRTPDELADLRARTIGFIFQTFNLLPVLSAEENVEYPLLQMPELSKAERQKRVKQYLSMVGLRRYATHRPNQLSGGQRQRVAIARALATHSKIVLADEPTANLDRKTGENILRLMKKINRESGTTFVFSTHDRRVMNMADRLVRIEDGDIKALGMRKEDGWVFVQDRRDQDEVDPEI from the coding sequence ATGGCGATAGTTCAGGTTGAAAACGTATCCAAGCAGTACATGCTTGGTGAACAACAGGTGACGGCACTCCATGATGTCACCCTCTCCATCGAGGATGGTGTGTTCCTGGCCATTGCCGGACCTTCTGGTAGCGGGAAGTCTACGCTATTGAACATCATCGGTTGTATTGACACACCATCGGCCGGTCGGGTGCTGATCAACGGGAGTGATGTCTCCGGCCGTACCCCGGATGAGTTGGCCGATCTGCGGGCAAGAACGATCGGTTTCATTTTTCAAACGTTCAATCTCTTGCCCGTTCTGTCTGCCGAGGAAAACGTAGAATACCCCCTGCTTCAGATGCCCGAACTCTCCAAAGCGGAGAGGCAAAAGCGGGTCAAGCAATATCTGTCCATGGTCGGGTTGCGTCGATACGCAACGCATCGACCGAATCAGCTGTCAGGGGGGCAACGCCAGCGGGTGGCGATTGCCCGGGCGCTGGCGACACACTCGAAAATTGTCCTGGCCGATGAGCCGACGGCGAACCTGGACAGGAAAACGGGCGAAAACATTCTTCGCCTGATGAAAAAAATCAATCGTGAGTCCGGGACGACCTTCGTCTTTTCGACGCACGACCGTCGCGTCATGAACATGGCCGATCGTCTCGTGCGGATCGAAGATGGCGATATCAAGGCGCTGGGCATGAGAAAAGAAGACGGTTGGGTGTTCGTTCAGGATCGCCGCGATCAGGACGAAGTCGATCCGGAAATCTGA